The DNA window ATGCCCAGCCTGTTCGAATCGACCTTGGGCAACAGCACGTCGGCACCGATCAACGGCCTGAAGCCGGAGAAGAACCGTTCCTGGGACATTGGTTTCAGCCTGCTCAAGCATGACCTGTGGCGTGACGGTGACCGCCTGGCATTCAAGGTCGCCTGGTTCAAGAACGATATCGACAACGCGATCACCCGCCGCTTCGATTCCAGCAACTGGGCGTTCTATGTCGACAACGTCGACAACTACACGATCTCCGGCTACGAGCTGCAGTCCGGCTATGACGCCGGCATTGCCTACCTGGACCTGTCGGCCAGCTACTACCAGCGCGCACGCACCTGCGATGCGGCCACGGCCAAGCGCCTGCGCGAAGATCCCTATGCGAAGTGGAGCAAGCTGGACACCACGCCGGACTGCGTGGACGGCGGTTTCGGTACGTCCTTCGTCAACGCGCAGAACCCGCCGAAGTACTCGATCCACAGCACGCTCGGATTCCGCTTGTTCGACCGGCGACTGGATACCGGCATCCGCCGAATCTACAACAGCGGCCCCACCCACGAGCTGGACAAACCCTGGAACACCACCGGATCGACCGGCCTGCAGAACATCTACCTGCCGACCGCGATCTACGACTTCTATGCACGCTGGCAGTTCACCCCACGCACGGAAGTGGAACTGGCGGTCAACAACCTGCGCAACACCTACTACATGGACACGCTGGCGATGAGCCTGATGCCCGGGCCGGGACGGACCACGCGGCTGAGTTTCACTGCACGCTTCTGAGTACAGCAGAAACAGCAACGCCCCAGGGAATCCATCCCCGGGGCGCCTGCATGCGGCGGCTCACGCTCTGGTAGGTGCCAACCTTGGTTGGCACAGCGACGCGCTACTTCGCGGTACTGAGCAGCAGCACCGCCACAGTGACCAGGCCAATGCCGATCCAACCAATCGGGCGCAGGCGGTTGCCAAACAACAGGCGGCCGCAGGTAGCGGTACCGATCACGCCGATCGCGCCCCACATCGCATAGGCGGTGGCCAGGTCCATGTAGCGCACGGCCTGGCCCAGCAGGGCGAAGGCGATCCAGACCAGCACGATGGCGCCGACACCCCAGCGCCAGCGACGGAAGCCATCGGACTTGGCCACCATCATGTTGGCGGCCACATCGATCAGCGCAGAGCAGATCACGAAAAACAGGGCCATCATGTTCATCAGTGCGCCTCCCCGAGAGTGACACAGACGATGCCGACCACCGCCAGCACCAGACCGGCCAGCTGCTGCAGCGACAGGCTCTCACCGAACACGCTGATGCCGACCACGGTCAGCAGGGTCAGGCCGAGACCTTCCCACACCGCATAGGCCACGCCGACGGCGATGCGGCGTACCGACAACGCCAGGAAGTAATAGGACAGCGCAAGTGCGCCAGCCATGATCAGGTAGCCGGTCCAGCCGCCATCGCGGGCGGCATGGGCCATGAAGGACGTGCCGACCACTTCGGCGACGATCGCCACGGTCAGGCAGGCCCAGGCGACGAAGGCGCCACGGGCGGGAACAGTACGGGACATGTGAAGCTCCTTGCGGGACGGGGACCGCGCCCCCGTCTTCAATAGATCCACGCCGTGCGTGGATGATCCGGAACGCCCCGCAGACAGGGGCGACGGCGGCCAGTATCATCGCCTTTTACGGTGGTATCAAAATGGATTCCATCGACAGGAGCGATGGATCAATGCCCTATTCCCCTGAATCCCTGCAGGCCTTCGTCGAGGCCGCCGCGCTGGGCTCGTTCTCGGCGGCCGCGCGCCGGCTGCGCAAGACCCAGTCCACGGTCAGTACCGCCATCGCCCACCTGGAAGCCGACCTGGGCATGGTCCTGTTCGATCGCAGCGGCCGCTATCCACAGCTGACCGACGCCGGCCGGCAGGTGCTGGGCCACGCGCAGGAAATCCTTGCCGCCGACGCGCGGCTGCAGCAGCTGAGCGTACGTCTGGCCGCACCCGTGGAGCCACGCCTGACCGTGGTGTTCTCCGATGTCTACCAGCTCGATCCGGCGCAACGTGTGCTGCAGCGGTTTGCCGAAGCGTTTCCCGAGATCGAACTGGAATGGCTGGATGCCGAAGGGCGGGACGTACTGGAACTGGTGGATGCTGGCCGCGCCGGGCTGGGACTGCTGCCGCGGCAGGCGCAGTACCCCGATGCGCTGGTGGCCCAGCCCCTGGCCCACCACAGCGAACTGGCGGTGTATGTGGCCAGCGATCATCCGCTGGCGCAGGCCGGCGTGCGCGCGGCCGCGCAACTGGCCCGGCACCGGCAGGTGCGGCTGAGCGCGCTGGTCGACCACGCGCCGCCGATCAGCGGGCCGGCATGGACTGCGTCGGACTATCTGATGGTGATGGAGATGGCCGAGGACGGCATCGGCTGGGCCGAGCTGCCGCGTGCGCTGGTGCAGCGCTACGACCGTGGCCGCCTGCTGGAGCTGCGCGTGCCTGGCTGGCCGCGCCGCATCCACAGTGACCTGGTGTGGCGGCGCGATACGCCGCCGGGGCCGGCGGCATTGTGGTGGGCCGAGGCGCTGGGGTGATGCATCAACGGGACCCCATCCACGCATGGCGTGGATCTACTGCACGCTGAATTGCCGCATCCACGCATGGCGTGGATCTACACGCTGAAGTAGATCCACGCCATGCGTGGATGCACAGGATGTCAGCAGATCACGGGTTGGCGAGCGCGTAATCCAGCGCCGAGCACACCGCCGCCACCTGCGCGTCGTTGCACTGCTGCGGCGTCGCCCGCGGGCTGTCCGGGTAGACCTCGGTGGTGGTGGTGTACTTTGCACCGGTGATGCCGGCGCACAGGCCCAGCGGCACCAGCGCGTACTCGATCACGCCATGCGCGACCACCGGCGAACCGATGATCTCGCCCTTGTCGTCGGCCGGTGCGATATGGGTGACCTTCTCCACTTCGGCGACCACCGCCTGCTGGAACGCCGGCTGCGGATTCTCGCTGTCGTCCACAAGGTAGAAGCCATCGGGAATCAGGCCCGGTTCGAACGGCTTGCCGTCGCGCGCGGCAAGTGCGGGACGGAACTCGCTCTCGTCGCTGTCGGTGGTCTCGTGCAGGTCGATGTGCAGCACGAACTGGCCCTTCAACGGTGCGATCAGTTCGATCAGCGCCGTCGATTCGCGGGCCGGGCCGTCAGCGCGGAAGTTGCGGTTCGGGTCGATCGCATCGAAGTTCCAACGGTTGATGCGCTCGAAGCCCCACGGATTCACGCACGGCGCGACCAGCAGGTTGGCCTTGCCGGCATAGCTGGCGGCATGCTCTTCGAGGAATTCCAGCGCGCCCAGCACGCCACTGGTCTCATAGCCGTGCACACCGCCGGTCACCAGCGCGGCCGGCAATGCCGGGTTCCAGTCGCGGCTGCGCAGGGCGAACAGGGTGTAGGTCTCGCCTGCATAGTCGAGCTGGCCGTAAGCCACCTTGTCGAAGCGCTCGGCCAGTGCATCGATGCGCGGCAGCACTTCCTCGTCGTAACGGCGCAGGCGCTGCTGGCGCGCACGCCACTGCTCCCGTTCCGCCACGCCCCACGGCTGGCCAGGGATACCGACGGGGTAGAAAGCAGCAGTGGACATGGCAGATCTCAGCGGGTCAGGAGGCAATTGAACACTTTACCACCGGGCCAAAGTGCTGAACCGCGCGCCGATTCCAATGGCGAATGGAATCAGCAATAATTCTCATTTACGCCCTTCCACTGCCCGCAACGATGCCCATCCCTGCCCTGCAACCGGCCCGCCTGCCCCTGGCCGCCGCCCTCGCCCTGTGCCTGATCCCGGCTGCCAGCGCCTTCGCGCAGGACAGCGCCACCACGCTCGACAGCATCCAGGTATCGGGCAGCTGGCTGGGCACCGGCCTGCACGACAGCGTCAAAAGCTTCGCCGGCGCACGCACCGTGGTTGACCGCCAGCGCATCGAGGCCAGCGGCGCCGCCAGCCTGGGCGATGCCATGCGCCGCATTCCCGGCGTGCAGGTCACCGACAACTCCGGCACCGCCGGCAGCTCGGTGTCACTCAACATCGGCGTGCGTGGCCTGACCGGTCGCTACTCGCCGCGCTCGACCGTCCTGCTGGACGGCGTGCCGCTGGCGGTTGCGCCGTACGGCCAGCCGCAGCTGTCGTTCGCCCCGGCCAGCCTGGCCAACATCGAGTCGATCGACGTGGTGCGTGGCGGCGGTGCGGTGCGCTACGGGCCGCAGAATGTCGGCGGCATCATCAACTTCAGCACCCGTGCGATTCCGACCGTGGCCGGCCTGCACGGCGAGGCCGGCGTGCGCTACAGCGCCTACGACCACGGCGGCGGCGACAGCACCCAGTACAACGCGTTCCTCGGCGGCACCGCCGACAACGGCCTGGGCATGGCCCTGCTGTATTCCGGGCAGGACGGCCGCGGCTGGCGCCAGGGCAGCGATGACCGTTTCGACGACCTGGCACTGAAGTTCGCCTATGCCATCGATGCGCAACAGGAACTGCGCGCCAAACTCTCGTACTACGACGTGCGCTCGCTGACTCCCGGTGGCCTGACCCGCGCACAGTACGAGACCGATCCGTTCCAGAACACCCGGCCGACCGACTTCTGGAAGGGCCATCGCACCGGCATCGACCTGGGCTACACCAACACGCTGTCGGAGAACAGCGAGTTCGAGGTGCTGGCGTATTACAACGAAAGCAACCGCGCCAGCTCGCTGATCAATGCCGCCAACACGCAGATCACCGTGCAGCCGCGCGACTACCGCGTGCTCGGCATCGAACCGCGCTACACCCAGCGCCTGCACTGGGGCAGCAGCGTGCACGACATCACCGCCGGCTACCGCTTCCTGCGCGAGCGCGGCAATGACCGCAGCTACACCGTGACCCGCCGTACCGGTGCGGCCGGCGCGACCACCCGCTTCGACAACGCCACCGATGCGCACTCGTTCTACGTCGATAACCGCATCGCCATCGGCCAGTGGCGGATCACGCCCGGCGTGCGCATGGAGTGGATCGACATGGACCGCCAGCAGGCCGGTGGCGGCGCGACCTTCAGCAGCCGCAACGACAAGGCACTGCCCTCGCTCAACGTGGCCTACCTGCTGACCCCGCAGCTGACCGTGTTCGGCAACTACACCACCTCGTTCGGGCCGGTGCAGAACATCCAGCTCAACTCGCAGAGCGCGACCAATCCGCTGAACCCGGAAATCGCCAGGACCACCGAGCTGGGTGCGCGCTGGCAGGATGGCGCGCTGCGTGCGGAAGTGACCGTATTCAAGATGCGCTTCGACAACCAGATCCTGCAGATTCCGGGCATCACCCCGCCCACGTTCCAGAACATCGGCGCCACCGACCACAAGGGTGTGGAAAGCGCGATCGAATACCGCTTCGCCGAGAGCAGCGCGCTGGCCGGGCTGGAGCTGTACGCGAACTACACCTGGACCAAGGCCATCCAGCAGTCCGGCGACAATCGTGGCCTGGATGTGCCGTTCTATTCGCGCGATACCGACAGCATCGGCGCCCGTTATGCGCTGGCCGGCTGGACCTTCAACGTGTCCAGCACCCACCAGAGCGGCCAGTTCTCCGATGCCGCCAACACCTGGAACGAAACCGCCGATGCCCGCGTGGGCCGTGTGCCGGGCGTACGCCTGTGGAACGCGCAGGCGGCCTGGCAGCTGCCTTGGCTGGCCGACAGCGAGATTGCGGTGGGCGTGAACAACCTGGCCGACAAGCGCTGGTACACCCGCAACGTGGATGGCAACGCCGGCCGTATGGTGGCCGCACCGCGCACGCTCTACGTGCAGGGCCGCTACCGCTTCTGAGTGCGGTAACCGCCTGATGCGGTGACGGTGGCGCTCACGGTGGCGGCGTATCATGCCGCCACCATGTCGTCCGCCGCTTCGCCATCGCGCCTGCATCTGGCCTTCCAGGGCCTGCGTCTGCGCCTGCGCGGCAGCGACCTGTGGTTCATCGCCCTGGCCCTGCTGGTCGGTCTGATCGCCGGTGGCCTGACCCTGTTGCAGGCGGGGCTGGCACGCAGCCTGCAGACGGCGCTGTATGGCCTGGATGAGGGCATGCGCCTGAGCTCGCTGCCGGCATTGACCTGGACCGCGTTGCTGGTGCTGCCACTGGGTGGCCTGGTGGTGGGCCTGGTCAGCCTTGCTGCAACGCGCCTCAAGCGCCCCCTGCTGGATGCCGTGGAAGCCAACGCGCTGCACGGTGGCCGCATGTCGATGCGCGACAACCTGATCGTGTTGACCCAGACCCTGGTGTCGAACGGCTGCGGTGCTTCGGTCGGACTGGAAGCGTCGTACACGCAGATGGGTGCCGGCAGTGGCTCGCAGCTGGGGCGGGTGATGCGCCTGCGCCGCAACGACGTGCGCATCCTGGTGGGTGCCGGCGCGGCCGGTGCGATCGCCGCGGCCTTCGGTGCACCGTTGGCCGGGGCGTTCTACGCCTTCGAGATCGTCATCGGCGCGTATACGCCGGCGGCACTGGCGCCGGTAGCGGTGGCGGCGCTGGCCGGCGCCTTCGTTGCCGACCAGGCCGGCGTGGAGGCCTATCTGCTGCCGGCGGCATCCACCATCGACGTGCGCGCTGCCGATTATGCGATCTACGGCCTGCTCGGGTGCTGCTGTGCGATGGTCGGCATCGCGGTGATGCGCCTGATCGCCTCTATCGAGGGCACGGTCAAGCGCAGCCCGTTGCCGCTGTGGGGGCGGCCGGTGGTGGGCGGCCTGCTGTTGATTCCGCTGGCGCTGGCCAGCCCGCAGGTGCTGTCGTCCGGCCACGGCGCGCTGCACCTGGACCTGACCACCCATCTGCCGCTGATCTGGATCGGCGGACTGCTGACCCTCAAATGCCTGGCGTCGGGCATCTCGCTGGGTTTTGGCTTCCGCGGCGGCCTGTTCTTCGCCTCGCTGTTCATGGGCACCCTGGTCGGCACGCTGTTTGCCGGGCTGCTGGCGATTGCCACCGGCGTGCCGGTGGTCGACGCCACGTCGGCGGCGCTGGCGGGCATGGCCGCACTGGCCGCGGCGGTGGTTGGCGCGCCGATGACCATGGCCATGCTGGTGCTGGAAGGCACCCACGATTTCCTGCTGACCAGCGTGGTGATGAGCGCCGTGCTGGTGTCCAGCACCCTGGTGCGCCAGTGGTTCGGCTATTCCTTCTCGACCTGGCGCATGCATCTGCGCGGGGAAACCATCAAGAGCGCGCGTGACATCGGCTGGGTGCACAACCTCAACGCCGGGCGGATGATGCGCAAAGGCGTAGCCACTGCCCCGGCCGACCTCGATGCCGCCGCCTTCCGCCAGCGCTTCCCGCTGGGCTCGGGCAGCCGGGTGATCCTGATCGACAGTGAAGGCCACTACGCCGGCATCGTGCAGATCCCGCGCCTGTTCGGCGACGGCGTAAAACCCGAGGACGTGGTGGGTACGTTCGCCGAGAACCGCGACGTAGCGCTTGCCGCCAGCGCGGACGTGGTCAGCGTGATGCAGCGGTTCGACCAGACCCAGGCCGACGAGCTGGCGGTGGTGGCCGACGATGGCCAGGTACTGGGCGTGGTGTCTGAAGCATTCGTGCGCAAGCGCTATGCGGAGGAGCTGGACAAGCGCCAGCGCGAAATGATGGGCGAGCGCGTCGACGAGTAGATCCACGCCATGCGTGGATGATGTCCCCGGCACCCCCCACCTATCCACGCATGGCGTGGATCTACTGTCACCTGTGGGAGGTAGACTGCGGCCATGCGCTTCATTGAAACCTTCCAGCCCGGCCCCTTCGCCGACACCGTGGTCAGCCTGCTGGCGGCGTTCGTGCTCGGCACCCTGATCGGTGCCGAACGCCAGTACCGGCAGCGCACCGCCGGCCTGCGCACCAACGTGCTGGTAGCCGTCGGCGCCGCCGCCTTCGTTGATCTGGGCATGCGTATCGCCGGCAGCGCCGAGGCCGTGCGGGTGATCTCGTACGTGGTCTCGGGCGTCGGCTTCCTCGGCGCCGGCGTGATCATGAAAGAAGGCATGAACGTGCGCGGCCTGAACACCGCCGCGACGCTGTGGTGCTCGGCGGCCGTGGGCAGCTGTACCGGTGCGGACATGCTGGCCGAAGGCGTGCTGCTGACCGTACTGATCATCGCTGGCAACACCCTGCTGCGGCCACTGGTCAACGCGATCAACCGCATCCCGATCAACGAAGCCGCCAGCGAAGCGACCTACGAAGTGCGCCTGAGCGTGGATGCCGACGCCGTGCCGCGCGTGCGCGAGCGTCTGGTGGATGCACTGGAAGCGGCACAGTACCCCGTTGGCGACGTACAGCTGGTCGAGCACGCCGATGCACCTACCGATGTGATCGCAGTCCTGGTCAGCACGGCGGTCAGCGCCGACGAGCTGGACGTGGTGCTGGCGCGGATGGAGCAGGTGCCGGGCGTGCTGCACGCCACCTGGGAAGTCAGCACCCGCGATTGAGCGGGGATCGGCTGTTCATTCACGCATGACATGGATCTACTGCTCATCCATGCGCCACGCGCTGCTGCGCACGCAGCAGCCTGCGGAACGAGGCGCAGCGCCGAGCATTCTCCGCGTGTGGGCAGGCCGCAGCGCGCCGCAGCCGATCCTGCACCCGCTGCAACCCGCGTATCTGCCGCTGCAGCGCATCGGCCTGGGCCAGCAATGCCGTGCGGTCCAATGCGAGCCCTGTCCCCTGCGGCATCGCCGCGCCGATCTGCTGCAGCGACAGACCTGCTGATTGCCCCAGGCCGATCAGCGCCAACCGTTCCAGCACCTGTTCGTGGTACTGCCGGCGAAGGCCGCGCCGCCCCAGCACCTGCAACAGGCCCAGCTGTTCGTAGTAGCGCAGGGTCGAGGCCGGTACACCACTGCGGCGCACCACCTCACCGATATCCAGTTCCCGCATCGTGCTTGACCTCAAGTGGGCTTCAAGCGCCACCATGGTCGTACTCCCCGCGCAAGGCAAGCCCATGGCAGATTCACTCCCGCTCGATCAGAACACGCTCTGGAACGGCCCCGCTGGCGAGAACTGGGTCGCGCAGCAGACCCTGCTGGACGGCCTGTTCCAACCGATGGCCGATGCGCTGCGCGACGAACTGCCGGCTGCCGTCACGGAACTGCTGGACATCGGCTGTGGCACCGGCGCCAGCACGCTGACTGCCGCCACGATGCGTCCCGATGCGCATTGCACCGGCGTCGACATCTCCGCACCGATGCTCGCCCTCGCCCGCCAGCGTGCCGCCGCGATCGGGCGCGACATCGACTTCATCGTTGCCGACGCGCAGCGCCATGCCTTCGCGACAGCGCGCTACGATTGGATCCAGTCGCGGTTCGGGGTGATGTTCTTCGAGGACACGCAGGCCGCCTTCGCCAACCTGCACCGTGCCGCCCGAGCCGGCGCAGGCCTGCGCTTCATCGCCTGGCGCAGCGCGCAGGACAATCCGTTCATGACCACCGCCGAGCGCGCCCTTGCAGACCAGCTGGTGCTGCCGGTGCGGGTACCAGGTGCACCGGGGCAGTTCGCCTTCGCCGATGGCGAGCGGGTGCGTCGGCTGCTGCAGAGTGCCGGATGGCAGGACGTGGACGTGTCGCCGCTGGACCTGACCTCTTTCCTCACCCGTGACGCGCTGGCCAGCTACGTCGGCCAGCTCGGTCCGGTGGGCCTGGCCCTGCGTGCGCTGCCCACCGAACGCGCCGATGCGCTGCTGCAACAGGCGCTGGCCGCGTTCGCATCGTTCATCGACGGTGATCGCGTGCGGGTGGAAGCCGCCTGCTGGATGATCCGCGCCCGCGCCTAGCAACAGAAAAGGGGACGGACGGGATCAAGTCGTTCATGCCCCGGCTGTGCGGGAAACGACTTGATCCCCTCCGTCCCCTCTTCTCTACAGCGCCTCGCCTGCATCGGCCAGCCGCGATTCGATGAGCGCGTACCACTGCTCGAGCATGTCGACCAGCATGTCCAGCTCGGCGTCGGCGCGCTGCGCGCGGCCGCTGCGCAGGCAGGCCTGCGCTTCCTGCAGTTGGGTGAGGAACCCGGCAACGGTGTCGGCCTGCAGGATCAGGCCCGGCAGCCGGCGCCCGGGAATGCGCACCACCGCATGGTTGCCGAGCTGGCCGTACACGCTGAGAGTGGCTTCCGTCTTCATGGACAAGGGCAGGAATTGGGCATTCATCAGGTGCACCAGGGAAGAAACCTGCCCACCGGCAGGCGTGGAAAACGGGGGAGACGTTTCCACGTCCTGCCGGCAGAACAGGGGGGACTCGGGATGCCGGGGCGCGCCCCGGCACGGGGATTCAGTGCGGCCGGGCCACGCCGGCGATCTGCACCCGGCGGTTGGGCGCCAGGCAGGCGATCAGTTCGCGCCGGTTGCGTTGGTCGCACTGCACCAGCGGTTCCGCCGCGCCCCGACCTTCGGCACTGATGCTCGCCGCTGATACGCCGCCCTGTACCAGCGCCATGCGCACCGCCTCGGCACGCCGCTGCGACAACGTCTGGTTGTAGGCAGCGCTGCCGATGCGGTCGGTGTAGCCGACCACCTGGATCGACTGCACCTGGCTGGCCTCACGCACCTGCGCCAACACGCCCTGCACGGCCTGCTGACCAGTGGCGCTGAGCACCGCACTGTCGAAACCGAACAGCGCATCGGCAGCCAGTCGCAGCGGCTGCTCCGGCAAGGGCGCCGGCGGTGGCGGTGCAGGCGGACGCGGCGGGTCCAGTACGGCAGCGCACGATTCAGGCTTCCAGTAGCCGCCCTGGGCGATGCCCTTGTTGTCGAAGCGCACCTGGAACTGGCAGGTGAAGTATTCGGCGCCCTGTGCGGTGCGGAAGTTGAAGAGGTAGTTCCACTCGCGCACACCCCACATGCCTTCATTGAAATGCGGTGTGCCCAGCAGCGTGTACAGCTGGCGCTTGCTCATGCCCGGCGCGAACCGGCGCAGGTCGGCGATATCGGGATAGATGCCTTCCTTCAGCGAGGCCTTGCTGGCCTCCGGGAAGGTGACGGCAGTGCTGCCGGCGGGACCGTCGGCGGCCGGTGCGTGGCTGCGGCAGGCAACCAGCAGCCCTGCGGCCAGGATCAGGCCCAGCGTGGCGGCGACGCGGCCACTGCGAGCGATGCGATGCGATTTCATGTCATTCCCCCTGTAGACGTTGCCCGCTGCGCCGGGCCGCAAGTGCGACCCGGCGCGGGCGATCACCACTGGATACCGGCACCGACGGCCACACCGGCCTCGCCGCGGCTGTTGGTGGAACCACTGAACTTGTAGATCCAGCGCCCACCCTCGGAAACACCGGAGATGCCCAGGGCCACGCCGGATTCGCCGTTGTAGCTGCCGGCGGCGATCGAGGCCATGTTGCGGCCGGCTTCGCTGGGCTGCGGCAGCGACGCGGTTGCCATCGCCGAGGCGATACCGGCCGAGGCGCGGTTGTCGGTCTTGCGCAGGTCGCGTTCAAAGCCGCCCATGCGCTCATCGGTGTAGGCCTTGGACCAGTCCAGCGTCTGCGCCATGCCCGACTTCAACTGGTCGACGTTGACTGCGTCGGTACCGGCGGTGCCGGCGGCGACGTTGCGCACCGTGGTCGGGCCACTGCTGGTGCTGCCCAGAGTGACGCTGTTGTAGTTGGTAGTGCCGTTGGTGGTGGTGTCATAGCGGATCGTGCCCTGCTGCGAAGCCTGCAGCTGACGCACGTTGACCGCATCCGTTGCCTGCGAACCGTCGGCCACGTTGACCACCTGGCGTTCGGCACCGGCTGCCCCCACCGACACCGTATTGGCGCGGTTGGCGACCGAGCCTGCACCCAGCGCCACCGAGTTGTCGGCCTGTGCCTGCGACCCGTTGCCCAGTGCGGTCGAGTTCGCCCCGGCAGCGGTGGAGCCGGCACCGCCTGCGGCGGAGTTGGCACCGCTGGCGGACGGATCGGCCAGGTTGTTGCTGTTGTTGGCACGGAAGCTGCCGGCGACGTTGGTGATGTTCTGGATCTTCTGGTCGGTGTAGGACTTGGACTGGTCGATGGCGTAGTTGACGCCGTTCTTCAGCTGGCCGACGTTGGTCGCGTCGTGGTCGTCGGAGCCATCGGCCACGTGGGTGACCTTGCGCTCGCTGCCGCTGCTGCCCACCGCAACTTCGCCGGACGAGTTGCTGGCACCGGTCTGGCCGTAGGCACCGGTATAGCCGGTCTGCGCGCCGACACTGGCCACCGAGCCAGCACCCAGCGCAACACTGTTGCCTGCGCTAGCATTGGCGCCGTTGCCGACCGCCACACTGCCCGCGCCCGCTGCACTGGCCTGCGGGCCGACCGCCAGCGCTTCGGCACCGGTGGCCGTCGCCGCTGCGGCAGTGGAGTTGACCGCCAGGTATGGGCTGCCGCCACCGTTGCTGATGCGCTGGTTGAGCACCCGCAGCGAGCCATCCACGGCGGAGAACGCCGCGGTGACGTTGCTGTAATCGTTGCCGGTGATGGTGCCATCGGTAGCGATAGTGGAGATGTTGAAGGTCGGCGCGGTCCACAGCCCGGTGCTGCCGTTGTACACGGTGCTGCCACCGAAGTAGCTGGCCACGGTCTGGTGGGTGCTGAACAGCTGGTCGCCGGTGATGGCATCGCTGCTGCCCGCCAGGATGCTGCCGGCAGCCACGTTGGTGACTTTCACCGGTGCACCGCCGGTACCACTGAGGGTCACGGTATCGACCACGTTGCCACTCCCATCCACGTCATATTTCACGGCGCGCTTGTCCAGGTCATCGGTCTGGTCTGCAACGTTGGCCAGCGAATTGCTGACCGCATCGAAGGCCGTGCCGACGTCGTTGTAACTGCCCTGGCTGACGGTGCCATTGGCGGCGACATTGTTGAGCGTGTAGGTCGGTGCGGTCACCACGCCATTGGCATCCACCGCAGCGCCGCCGCCGAGATGGGTGGCCACGGTCTGGTTGGCCGCGAACAACTGCGCGCCGTTGATCGCTTCGCTGCTGGCCGCGCTGATCTGGCCGGGGCCAAGGTTGCGCAGCGTGGTGGCCGTGC is part of the Stenotrophomonas lactitubi genome and encodes:
- a CDS encoding OmpA family protein → MKSHRIARSGRVAATLGLILAAGLLVACRSHAPAADGPAGSTAVTFPEASKASLKEGIYPDIADLRRFAPGMSKRQLYTLLGTPHFNEGMWGVREWNYLFNFRTAQGAEYFTCQFQVRFDNKGIAQGGYWKPESCAAVLDPPRPPAPPPPAPLPEQPLRLAADALFGFDSAVLSATGQQAVQGVLAQVREASQVQSIQVVGYTDRIGSAAYNQTLSQRRAEAVRMALVQGGVSAASISAEGRGAAEPLVQCDQRNRRELIACLAPNRRVQIAGVARPH
- a CDS encoding DUF6959 family protein encodes the protein MNAQFLPLSMKTEATLSVYGQLGNHAVVRIPGRRLPGLILQADTVAGFLTQLQEAQACLRSGRAQRADAELDMLVDMLEQWYALIESRLADAGEAL
- a CDS encoding class I SAM-dependent methyltransferase codes for the protein MADSLPLDQNTLWNGPAGENWVAQQTLLDGLFQPMADALRDELPAAVTELLDIGCGTGASTLTAATMRPDAHCTGVDISAPMLALARQRAAAIGRDIDFIVADAQRHAFATARYDWIQSRFGVMFFEDTQAAFANLHRAARAGAGLRFIAWRSAQDNPFMTTAERALADQLVLPVRVPGAPGQFAFADGERVRRLLQSAGWQDVDVSPLDLTSFLTRDALASYVGQLGPVGLALRALPTERADALLQQALAAFASFIDGDRVRVEAACWMIRARA